In a genomic window of Lacrimispora sp. BS-2:
- a CDS encoding O-antigen polymerase, whose protein sequence is MSVYLISYGASYLFARAGFYWLSGIILILAALFLYWRDYSRTENIIHLRGLFSLFWVGGEGIACLKLSELSFDWNIITWLCFLVAFLGFWVTFEFFAKLQGESGGQRSSWFSFKGYERPLFLSMVFVTFVSLAGFIVEAVVLGFIPFFVKGVPHAYSAFHITGIHYFTVSCVLVPALSVLYFCIEQGRNGLRLILAVLMDVIACVIPILCVSRFQLILSVGLAVLTYIAMEHRLKITYGVGLMIGMIPIYVILTIARGHDVSYLNGIFQMKNSQMPIFITQPYMYIANNYDNFNCLVEWLPSHTFGLRMLFPLWALTGLKFLVPALVDFPIYVTKEELTTVTLFYDSFYDFGIVGVLLFGCILGGVGFFLMRMVKRIRNPIGYLFYAQFAMYMILSFFTTWFSNPSTWFYFGMTGVLFAFCSWNNNGRHG, encoded by the coding sequence ATGAGTGTTTATCTGATCAGCTATGGAGCGTCTTATTTATTTGCAAGAGCAGGCTTTTACTGGCTGTCCGGTATTATTTTAATACTGGCAGCTCTTTTCCTGTACTGGCGGGATTACAGCCGGACCGAGAATATCATTCATTTAAGGGGGTTGTTTTCCCTGTTCTGGGTAGGAGGGGAAGGCATTGCCTGTTTAAAGCTCTCAGAGCTTTCATTTGACTGGAATATTATTACGTGGCTCTGTTTTCTGGTAGCATTCCTGGGATTTTGGGTCACCTTTGAATTTTTCGCAAAGCTGCAGGGGGAATCAGGAGGACAGCGTTCCAGCTGGTTCAGTTTTAAAGGCTATGAGAGACCTCTTTTTCTGTCCATGGTTTTTGTCACCTTCGTATCCCTTGCCGGTTTTATCGTTGAGGCGGTGGTGCTGGGGTTCATCCCCTTCTTTGTGAAAGGAGTGCCTCATGCTTACTCTGCGTTTCACATAACAGGAATTCACTATTTTACCGTATCCTGTGTATTGGTGCCTGCGTTGTCGGTCCTTTATTTTTGCATAGAACAGGGGAGAAACGGGTTAAGGCTTATTCTGGCCGTGCTCATGGACGTCATTGCATGCGTGATTCCGATTTTATGCGTGTCCCGTTTCCAACTGATCCTGTCTGTTGGTTTGGCGGTTCTCACCTATATTGCCATGGAGCACAGGCTGAAGATTACATATGGGGTAGGCCTGATGATTGGTATGATTCCCATTTATGTGATCCTCACCATTGCAAGAGGCCATGATGTCTCCTATTTAAACGGCATTTTTCAGATGAAAAACAGCCAGATGCCTATATTCATCACTCAGCCTTATATGTACATTGCAAACAATTATGACAATTTTAACTGCCTGGTGGAGTGGCTTCCGTCCCATACGTTTGGTCTTCGGATGCTCTTTCCCTTATGGGCGCTTACAGGGCTTAAATTCCTTGTCCCGGCTCTTGTGGATTTCCCCATCTATGTGACAAAAGAGGAATTGACCACGGTCACCCTGTTTTATGATTCTTTTTATGATTTTGGGATTGTGGGCGTCCTGTTATTTGGATGTATTCTGGGTGGAGTTGGGTTTTTCCTGATGCGGATGGTAAAACGTATCCGTAATCCCATTGGCTATCTGTTCTATGCCCAGTTTGCCATGTATATGATACTGTCTTTTTTCACGACCTGGTTCAGTAATCCTTCCACCTGGTTTTACTTTGGAATGACGGGAGTTTTGTTTGCTTTCTGTTCGTGGAACAATAATGGAAGACATGGATGA
- the ptsP gene encoding phosphoenolpyruvate--protein phosphotransferase: MFKGTSASAGIGIGKAVNVEEAELKIMREEVTDPEAEKARFQAAVRQAMEETGLLAQDLATKVGEKEAEILNGHLLLLSDPMLTGEIENSITGENVNSEYAIENVCNSYANMFASMGDELMQQRATDMHDIKTRMQKILMGVNSVNISDLPEGSVIIARDLTPSMTAGIDPDKVTGIVTELGGKTSHSAILARALEIPAVVALEGFLSQVSDGDDVILDGSKGIVIVNPDDSLKAEYTAKRETFLKEKKELEQYIGKPTVTKDGVAIELVGNIGKPEDVEKVLHYDGEGIGLFRTEFLFMDRTSMPTEDEQFEAYRKVAAAMNGKPVIIRTLDIGGDKEIPYMGLEKDENPFLGYRAIRFCLDRKEDVYKPQLRALLRASAFGNIRIMVPMVTCLEEFREAKALVEALKKEFDEKGIAYKKDIQVGIMVETAAASLMADVFAKEVDFFSIGTNDLTQYTMSVDRGNDKVSYLYSPLNPAVLRSIRHVIECGRKEGIMVGMCGEAASDPMLIPLLLAFGLNEFSMSASAILNARKLITGYSTKELQAVAEQAMSYSTAKEVEDYMREFISRI, translated from the coding sequence ATGTTTAAAGGAACAAGTGCATCTGCGGGAATCGGTATTGGGAAGGCCGTTAACGTGGAAGAAGCAGAGCTTAAGATCATGAGAGAGGAAGTAACAGATCCGGAGGCTGAAAAGGCCCGCTTTCAGGCGGCAGTCAGGCAGGCTATGGAAGAGACCGGCCTTCTGGCACAGGATCTTGCAACAAAAGTGGGAGAAAAGGAAGCGGAGATTTTAAACGGTCATCTGCTGCTCCTTTCTGATCCAATGTTGACAGGTGAGATTGAGAATTCTATCACGGGGGAGAATGTCAACAGCGAATATGCCATTGAAAATGTATGCAATTCCTATGCCAACATGTTCGCATCCATGGGAGATGAGCTCATGCAGCAGAGAGCCACGGACATGCACGATATCAAGACTCGCATGCAGAAGATACTTATGGGGGTAAACTCTGTGAATATTTCCGATCTTCCGGAGGGAAGCGTGATCATTGCAAGAGATTTAACGCCTTCCATGACAGCCGGGATCGATCCGGACAAGGTGACCGGTATTGTTACGGAACTGGGAGGAAAGACATCCCACAGCGCGATTCTTGCCAGAGCTTTGGAGATTCCTGCAGTGGTTGCCCTTGAGGGATTTTTAAGCCAGGTGTCCGATGGGGATGATGTGATATTAGATGGATCTAAGGGAATTGTCATTGTGAATCCGGATGATTCATTAAAGGCAGAGTATACTGCAAAGAGGGAAACCTTTTTAAAGGAAAAGAAGGAACTGGAGCAATACATCGGTAAGCCAACCGTAACAAAGGATGGCGTTGCCATTGAATTGGTGGGCAATATCGGAAAGCCTGAGGATGTGGAAAAGGTCCTTCATTATGACGGGGAAGGGATCGGATTGTTCAGAACAGAATTTTTGTTTATGGACCGTACTTCAATGCCCACAGAGGACGAGCAGTTTGAAGCCTATCGGAAGGTTGCGGCAGCTATGAACGGCAAGCCTGTAATCATCCGCACTCTGGATATCGGAGGAGATAAGGAAATTCCATATATGGGCCTTGAAAAGGACGAAAATCCATTTTTGGGATACAGGGCGATCCGTTTCTGCCTGGACCGGAAGGAAGATGTGTACAAGCCTCAGCTGCGGGCTCTTTTAAGAGCCAGTGCTTTCGGCAACATCCGCATCATGGTTCCTATGGTGACCTGCTTAGAGGAGTTCAGAGAAGCAAAGGCGCTTGTTGAAGCGCTTAAAAAGGAATTTGATGAAAAGGGAATTGCCTATAAAAAGGATATTCAAGTGGGAATCATGGTGGAAACGGCTGCTGCCTCTTTAATGGCGGATGTGTTTGCAAAGGAAGTTGATTTCTTCAGCATCGGAACCAATGACTTAACCCAGTACACCATGTCTGTGGACAGAGGAAACGATAAGGTATCCTATCTGTATTCCCCGTTAAATCCTGCGGTTTTAAGAAGCATCCGCCATGTCATTGAATGCGGGCGGAAAGAAGGGATTATGGTCGGTATGTGCGGGGAGGCTGCAAGCGATCCCATGCTCATTCCCCTTCTTCTGGCATTTGGCTTAAATGAGTTCAGCATGAGTGCGTCAGCTATCTTAAACGCCAGAAAGCTGATCACCGGTTACAGCACAAAAGAACTGCAGGCAGTGGCAGAACAGGCCATGTCCTATTCCACTGCAAAAGAGGTAGAAGATTATATGAGAGAGTTCATTAGCCGTATATAG
- a CDS encoding HPr family phosphocarrier protein: MVSAKVVIKNPTGLHLRPAGILCKEAMNFNSSVSFRFKNTTANAKSVLSVLGACVKSGDEITFVCEGADEEEALATMVKAVEDGLGE, from the coding sequence ATGGTCAGTGCTAAAGTTGTTATAAAGAATCCTACCGGCCTGCACTTAAGGCCGGCAGGGATTCTTTGTAAGGAAGCCATGAACTTTAATTCTTCGGTGAGTTTTCGATTTAAGAACACCACTGCCAATGCGAAAAGTGTGCTTAGCGTATTGGGTGCCTGCGTAAAAAGCGGGGATGAGATTACTTTTGTCTGTGAGGGAGCAGATGAAGAGGAGGCTCTGGCGACCATGGTCAAGGCTGTTGAAGACGGTCTTGGCGAATAG
- a CDS encoding CdaR family protein, producing the protein MKEKLLNNLGLKVASLVLAFAVWMAVVNISNPIIDDSQVVGIDVRNEDVLEAANLTYEIVGKDTVTVSYQVRTRDRSLVKASDFHAYVDLKDYNVTGAIPITVEINRDKENLVKSDTITAKPMVIRIDTEELQRKKFDLQFRIKGTPEEGYALGMVTLLPDSVTVEGPESQIGQINHMGIEIDVDNANADINAVASPVFYDANGNEMPDMANKVTVNRHEIEYHVSVLKAKNLSINFEVSGEVAKGYRYTGLECSVKSVPVVGTKSVLASLTSLSVSSDKLNIDGATSDKVVQLDLSQYLPPSTSVAGDEYKNVTVKLKVEPLTTRVFALNLKNLDKKGAEADYDYSFDKETTDVTVKGLKEDLDALTEKNLNAVLDVSDQEAGPHPGMVTFEVSAGFEVVGYTPFNVIVAHKDPGPATVESSTTATSAEVPESQ; encoded by the coding sequence ATGAAGGAAAAGCTGTTAAATAATCTTGGACTGAAGGTTGCGTCCCTGGTGCTTGCCTTTGCAGTATGGATGGCTGTTGTCAACATTTCCAATCCCATTATTGATGATTCCCAGGTGGTTGGGATAGATGTGCGCAATGAGGACGTGCTGGAGGCTGCCAATTTAACCTATGAAATTGTGGGAAAGGATACGGTGACAGTCAGCTACCAGGTGAGAACAAGAGACCGTTCCCTGGTGAAGGCCTCGGACTTTCATGCCTATGTTGATTTAAAGGATTACAACGTGACAGGAGCAATTCCCATCACTGTGGAGATTAATAGAGATAAGGAAAACCTGGTCAAGAGTGACACCATTACGGCTAAGCCAATGGTGATCCGGATCGATACGGAAGAGCTTCAGCGCAAGAAGTTTGATCTTCAGTTCCGGATAAAAGGAACACCGGAAGAAGGGTATGCCCTGGGCATGGTCACACTGCTGCCGGATTCTGTGACTGTGGAAGGCCCTGAGTCCCAGATCGGCCAGATCAACCATATGGGAATAGAGATTGATGTGGATAATGCCAATGCGGATATCAATGCAGTGGCCTCTCCGGTCTTTTACGATGCCAACGGCAACGAGATGCCGGACATGGCAAATAAAGTGACTGTCAACAGGCACGAGATCGAATATCATGTATCCGTGCTAAAGGCCAAGAATCTTTCCATTAACTTTGAGGTTTCAGGAGAAGTGGCAAAAGGATACCGGTATACGGGACTGGAATGCAGCGTCAAATCCGTACCGGTAGTAGGCACCAAGTCGGTTCTTGCCTCCCTGACCAGCTTGTCTGTTTCCTCGGATAAGCTGAATATTGACGGTGCCACCTCTGATAAGGTGGTTCAGCTGGATTTAAGCCAGTATCTGCCGCCAAGCACCTCTGTTGCCGGGGATGAATATAAGAATGTAACCGTGAAGCTGAAGGTAGAACCACTGACTACCAGAGTATTCGCTTTGAATCTGAAGAATCTGGATAAGAAGGGTGCAGAAGCTGATTACGATTACAGTTTTGATAAAGAAACTACTGATGTTACGGTAAAAGGGCTGAAGGAAGATTTAGATGCCCTGACGGAAAAGAACTTGAATGCAGTTCTCGACGTATCGGACCAGGAGGCTGGCCCCCATCCCGGAATGGTGACATTTGAGGTTTCGGCAGGGTTTGAGGTGGTTGGTTATACGCCTTTCAATGTGATAGTTGCCCATAAGGATCCGGGCCCCGCAACGGTTGAAAGCAGCACCACAGCCACTTCTGCGGAAGTTCCTGAGTCACAATGA
- the cdaA gene encoding diadenylate cyclase CdaA: MADFLDGMYSWVSFLPRISKTNLVEIIIIAVLLYELLTWIMNTRAWTLLKGIIVILVFYVFAYVFRLDNIFWILNKIATPAVTMAIVIFQPELRKALEQLGSKNPFTGILTFDDGRDNSSFTDKTINELVKATFEMARVKTGALMVIERGDSLKEIERTGIEVGGVVSSQLLINIFEHNTPLHDGAVVIRGNRVAAATCYLPLSDNMSISKDLGTRHRAAVGVSEVSDSITIVVSEETGRVTVALEGGLKRIADADMLRSVLAGVKREAEEGSRFRILKGRRKNEGKAVK, translated from the coding sequence ATAGCAGATTTTTTAGACGGAATGTACTCCTGGGTGTCGTTCCTGCCCAGGATATCGAAAACAAACTTAGTTGAAATTATTATTATAGCCGTTCTGCTGTATGAACTGCTGACCTGGATCATGAATACAAGGGCATGGACGCTTTTAAAGGGAATCATCGTGATCCTTGTTTTCTATGTCTTTGCATATGTATTCCGGCTGGATAATATTTTTTGGATTCTCAATAAAATCGCTACGCCGGCAGTGACCATGGCGATAGTGATCTTCCAGCCTGAACTTCGAAAGGCTTTAGAGCAGCTGGGAAGCAAGAATCCCTTTACAGGGATCCTGACCTTTGATGATGGCAGGGACAATTCCAGTTTTACGGATAAAACGATTAACGAGCTGGTGAAGGCTACTTTTGAGATGGCAAGGGTCAAGACCGGAGCGCTCATGGTAATTGAACGGGGAGACTCTTTAAAAGAGATCGAGCGTACCGGAATAGAAGTGGGAGGAGTTGTCAGCAGCCAGCTTCTTATTAATATTTTTGAACATAATACGCCGCTGCACGACGGAGCGGTGGTAATTCGGGGAAATCGTGTGGCGGCGGCAACCTGCTACCTGCCTCTATCGGATAATATGTCTATCAGCAAGGACCTGGGTACAAGGCACAGGGCTGCAGTAGGCGTCAGCGAAGTCAGCGACAGCATTACCATTGTGGTATCGGAAGAAACCGGGCGTGTGACTGTGGCTTTGGAAGGCGGCCTTAAACGGATCGCGGATGCGGATATGCTCCGGTCGGTCCTTGCAGGTGTAAAACGGGAGGCAGAGGAAGGAAGCAGATTCAGGATTTTGAAGGGAAGGCGTAAGAATGAAGGAAAAGCTGTTAAATAA
- a CDS encoding ABC transporter permease — protein MMGLLVFKERLKEFYARFEIYITPVIKFIFSLLAFALMNKNIGFMSKLTAGYIPLVLALVCSFLPYGAISFLAAGFMLAHLSGISIEITLVMAVFILVVGLLYYGFQPGDSYLLVLTPVFFLLKIPYAIPLIVGLSGSVVSVIPVSCGVFIYYALLYVKQNAGVLTNDMSVDEVVKFMQLMKSLMSNKLMLVMVTAFALSLVVVAVTRSLSMDYSWIIAIVAGTIAQLGVIFIGDIAADVSVSVIGLLVGILISIVIAGIYIFFVFAVDYSRTEYVQFEDDDYYYYVKAVPKLTVSAPDVKVQKINARKLQRPQR, from the coding sequence ATGATGGGCCTTCTTGTATTTAAAGAACGATTGAAAGAGTTTTATGCCAGGTTTGAGATTTATATAACGCCTGTGATCAAGTTTATATTCAGCCTTCTGGCATTTGCCCTGATGAATAAAAATATCGGCTTTATGTCAAAGCTGACGGCAGGCTATATCCCACTGGTGCTGGCTCTGGTGTGCTCCTTTTTGCCATATGGAGCCATCTCTTTTCTGGCGGCAGGCTTTATGCTTGCCCATCTGTCGGGAATTTCCATTGAAATCACTCTGGTCATGGCTGTTTTTATTTTGGTGGTAGGACTTCTTTATTATGGATTCCAGCCGGGGGACAGCTATCTGTTGGTGTTGACCCCTGTATTTTTCCTTTTAAAAATTCCTTATGCGATCCCGCTGATCGTAGGACTGTCAGGGAGCGTTGTATCTGTGATACCGGTAAGCTGCGGTGTATTTATTTATTATGCGCTTTTATATGTAAAGCAGAATGCAGGGGTCCTGACCAACGATATGTCGGTGGACGAGGTGGTGAAATTCATGCAGCTCATGAAGAGCCTGATGTCCAATAAGCTGATGCTTGTGATGGTTACGGCGTTTGCCCTTTCTCTTGTGGTGGTGGCGGTCACCCGGAGCTTATCCATGGATTATTCCTGGATCATTGCCATTGTGGCAGGCACCATTGCCCAACTGGGCGTAATTTTTATCGGAGATATTGCTGCAGATGTATCGGTGTCGGTTATCGGGCTTCTGGTAGGAATCCTGATTTCCATTGTGATTGCAGGAATTTATATATTTTTTGTCTTTGCAGTGGATTATTCCAGGACAGAATACGTACAATTTGAAGATGATGATTATTATTACTACGTCAAGGCGGTTCCAAAGCTGACAGTCAGCGCGCCTGATGTGAAAGTTCAGAAAATTAATGCCAGAAAGCTCCAAAGACCGCAGAGGTAG
- a CDS encoding ABC transporter permease: MLLENMNMAIHAIKANKMRSFLTMLGIIIGIGSVIAIVSIGDTMRFMVSDLYKNAGVTLAYVYVWPKDGEDMRESDYFTLDELDRLKEVFGDEISYIDSNASTNAEAVFGRNKVKYQFEGILSNYPQVQKINVIYGRNLNEADVKGRKNNVVLEAKGAKDLFGTENCVGKSFRTTIYGNTDDYNVVGVYRADQNPFEAMMAGTSATRAGYVPDSLLTWPNDNIYGIRLYAKEGTDMKAFSDMITSYLAKTKKRNKEDVTFYSVSSEMGSADAIMGGLSAAVGGIAAISLLVGGIGIMNIMLVSVTERTREIGIRKALGAKTRDVLIQFLTESAILSALGGILGVAAGGGLVLAGGALFGMKVVIKPAVILVAVGFSALVGLFFGIYPASKAAKADPIDALRYE; this comes from the coding sequence ATGCTGCTTGAAAATATGAATATGGCAATTCACGCCATTAAGGCAAATAAGATGCGGTCCTTTCTGACCATGCTTGGGATCATCATAGGCATTGGGTCTGTCATTGCCATCGTGTCCATTGGTGATACCATGCGGTTTATGGTATCCGACCTCTATAAAAATGCGGGAGTGACCCTGGCCTATGTCTACGTCTGGCCAAAAGACGGCGAAGATATGAGGGAAAGTGATTACTTTACTCTTGATGAACTGGATCGGCTGAAAGAGGTGTTCGGAGATGAAATCAGCTACATTGACAGCAATGCCTCTACAAATGCAGAAGCCGTTTTTGGACGCAATAAGGTCAAATACCAGTTTGAAGGAATCCTTTCCAATTATCCTCAGGTCCAGAAGATCAATGTGATCTACGGCCGTAATTTAAACGAAGCCGATGTAAAAGGAAGAAAGAACAATGTTGTACTGGAGGCAAAGGGGGCAAAGGATCTTTTCGGCACGGAAAACTGCGTGGGAAAGTCGTTCCGCACCACCATTTATGGCAATACGGACGATTACAATGTAGTCGGAGTCTACAGGGCGGACCAGAATCCTTTTGAGGCGATGATGGCGGGAACCAGCGCTACCAGGGCCGGATATGTGCCGGATTCCTTATTGACCTGGCCCAATGACAACATTTACGGTATTCGTCTCTATGCAAAAGAAGGAACTGATATGAAAGCATTTTCTGACATGATTACTTCTTACCTTGCAAAGACCAAGAAACGGAACAAGGAAGATGTCACCTTCTATTCTGTATCCAGTGAAATGGGAAGTGCGGACGCAATCATGGGCGGCTTATCTGCTGCTGTGGGAGGAATCGCAGCTATCTCTCTTTTAGTTGGCGGAATCGGAATCATGAACATTATGCTGGTATCCGTTACGGAGCGGACCAGGGAAATCGGTATCCGTAAGGCATTAGGCGCTAAAACAAGGGATGTCTTAATCCAGTTTTTAACGGAATCAGCCATTCTTTCCGCCTTGGGAGGAATCCTGGGCGTTGCGGCCGGCGGAGGACTGGTGCTGGCAGGAGGAGCGCTGTTTGGCATGAAGGTGGTCATAAAGCCGGCGGTCATCCTGGTGGCGGTAGGATTTTCGGCTTTGGTAGGCTTGTTTTTTGGCATTTATCCAGCCTCCAAGGCGGCAAAGGCAGATCCTATTGACGCCCTGAGGTATGAATAA
- a CDS encoding ABC transporter permease, whose protein sequence is MLIENMSMALHAIRSNKMRSFLTMLGIIIGIGAVIAIVSVGDSMRNLFTDAYKDVGYNRALIMVSWEVTDFRMSDYFTRDEMDRVREVYQDKIQYIDSDASADAEAVNGRKKVKYQFQGIDSNYTEVQPLDIIYGRALNTADVKGAANHVVLEDKGAIQLFGTADCVGRTFRMTINKDTQEYMVVGVYHKDISPMMAMLMGNGQTQSGFLPYTVLTKSNDYFSGLNFYVRDGVDVKAFLAEFTRYVAKSKGRPESEIRTMSVVEQMGTVDTSLSAMAAAVGGIAAISLLVGGIGIMNIMMVSVTERTREIGIRKALGARTRDIMVQFLTESAFMSACGGIIGIVLGVTLVKAGGAAFQMTVVIRPSVVILAVGFSALVGIFFGLYPASKAAKKDPIEALRYE, encoded by the coding sequence ATGCTGATAGAAAATATGAGTATGGCGCTTCACGCCATACGGTCTAATAAAATGAGATCCTTTTTGACCATGCTGGGAATCATCATTGGCATTGGAGCTGTGATCGCGATTGTATCTGTGGGAGACAGCATGAGAAACTTATTTACCGATGCCTATAAGGATGTGGGCTATAACCGGGCCCTTATCATGGTATCCTGGGAAGTAACAGATTTCCGCATGTCGGATTATTTTACCAGAGATGAAATGGACCGGGTCAGGGAAGTGTACCAGGATAAAATCCAGTATATTGACAGCGATGCCAGTGCCGATGCAGAGGCCGTCAATGGGCGCAAAAAGGTAAAGTATCAGTTTCAGGGAATTGATTCCAATTATACGGAAGTGCAGCCGTTAGATATTATTTACGGCAGGGCCCTCAATACGGCGGATGTAAAAGGAGCGGCAAATCACGTAGTTCTGGAGGATAAAGGGGCAATACAGCTGTTTGGTACGGCTGACTGCGTGGGCAGGACCTTTCGAATGACCATAAATAAGGATACCCAGGAATACATGGTTGTAGGAGTCTATCATAAGGATATCTCACCCATGATGGCCATGCTTATGGGAAACGGGCAGACTCAGTCAGGATTTCTGCCATATACGGTCCTTACAAAATCCAATGATTACTTTTCAGGCCTTAATTTTTACGTCAGGGACGGAGTGGATGTGAAAGCATTCTTAGCAGAATTCACCCGGTACGTGGCAAAATCAAAGGGGCGTCCGGAATCAGAGATCCGGACCATGTCAGTGGTAGAGCAAATGGGTACCGTGGATACCAGCCTTTCCGCCATGGCGGCAGCCGTGGGCGGTATTGCTGCCATCTCTTTGCTGGTAGGCGGAATCGGAATCATGAATATTATGATGGTCTCTGTCACGGAGCGGACCAGGGAGATCGGAATCCGGAAGGCCCTGGGTGCAAGGACAAGAGACATCATGGTCCAGTTTTTAACGGAATCCGCTTTTATGTCGGCCTGTGGAGGGATTATCGGCATCGTTCTTGGAGTGACCCTTGTGAAAGCAGGGGGAGCTGCCTTTCAGATGACCGTGGTCATCAGACCCTCTGTGGTGATCCTGGCAGTTGGTTTCTCGGCTCTTGTTGGTATTTTCTTTGGTCTTTATCCGGCTTCCAAGGCAGCGAAAAAAGACCCTATTGAAGCTTTAAGGTATGAATAG
- a CDS encoding ABC transporter ATP-binding protein: MWKKKEKLPACVTENVREDLIKLVDVVKVYDTGSIKVLGLKRINLTIKRGEFVAIMGQSGSGKSTLMNILGCLDRPTMGHYYLDGIDTAELSADDLSAIRNRKIGFVFQSFNLISRTSALKNVELPMTYAHISRKTREERALSLLERVGLGKRYEHMPNELSGGQRQRVAIARALANEPPLIMADEPTGNLDTASSVEIMELFSQLHREGATVVLVTHEENIAAFAGRIMRFRDGELVSDLPNVPPNQVQEEDITMEKEEAPC; encoded by the coding sequence ATGTGGAAAAAGAAAGAGAAGCTTCCCGCCTGTGTGACAGAGAATGTCAGGGAAGATTTGATAAAACTGGTGGATGTGGTGAAGGTTTACGATACAGGCTCCATTAAGGTGCTGGGGTTAAAGCGGATAAACTTAACCATTAAACGCGGAGAATTTGTAGCCATCATGGGTCAGTCAGGCTCGGGAAAATCAACGCTTATGAACATCTTGGGCTGCCTGGACCGGCCCACCATGGGGCATTATTATCTTGACGGCATTGATACGGCAGAGCTTTCTGCTGATGACTTATCGGCAATCAGGAACCGCAAGATAGGATTTGTATTCCAGTCCTTTAACCTGATCTCCAGGACTTCTGCATTAAAGAATGTGGAGCTTCCCATGACCTATGCCCATATTTCCAGAAAAACAAGGGAAGAGCGTGCCTTAAGTCTTTTGGAACGGGTGGGGCTTGGAAAACGGTATGAACATATGCCTAATGAACTATCCGGCGGACAGCGGCAGAGAGTGGCCATTGCCAGGGCACTGGCCAATGAGCCTCCTCTGATCATGGCCGATGAGCCCACGGGTAACTTAGATACCGCATCTTCGGTAGAGATCATGGAGCTGTTCTCCCAGCTTCACAGGGAAGGCGCCACTGTGGTGCTGGTAACCCATGAAGAGAATATTGCAGCATTTGCAGGACGGATCATGCGGTTCCGGGATGGAGAGCTGGTCAGCGATCTGCCTAATGTTCCCCCAAATCAGGTACAGGAAGAAGACATAACAATGGAGAAAGAGGAGGCGCCATGCTGA